Proteins encoded in a region of the Streptomyces sp. NBC_01471 genome:
- a CDS encoding ATP-binding protein: MSLPDSEREAEASAAIGFDLSECAQEPIHRLGRIQSHGTLLAVEADTGIVDTAALNTGSLLGIEAEELVGGPITRVLSPEQWAEALDIGAQHAAASLVLPVAIDVAGGPRTFDVTAHRVGPLLVLECEPRAVEAPHFAHFYQGVRRALTRLRSSTTAAECCQEAAREIRALTGFDRVVAYRFDGEDGPGEVVAEELAAGHEPWLGLWFPASDIPPQARRLYRDNWIRAIADVDDSSVGLHSPFRADGSLPLDLSNSVLRTVSGFHLEYLRNIGVKSSMSVSVLREGELWGLIACHGYAAVTVPPELRAACEFFGVAFSLQLAVIEEREQAEALTASRERLDRIISRVTSDLEGSLLAGDDALSALLDADGAALCRGGRSSVSGMGVPPALLETLRARAAGPAPGTVWSTDRLCEEPDHPDGMPEGGPAGVLMVTLSRSGDFLAWFRKARPTTRQWATDPSRPVQAGPRGERLTPRGSGAVFRALVHGQSLPWTPTDRATAQELWRTLTGLVLRHEEELAALNEQLRITNSDLDSFAHVAAHDLKEPLRGISNAAAFVIEDAAAELDATTVRRLATMRRLAGRMDDLLNSLLHFARLGRGGLHRTRVPLGRVLDSALDVAAERLAEARVRVIRHDLPEVYADENRLYEVLVNLLVNAAKYAADRDDRTVEVLVDTLRPPSGGDPQQTVVVRDNGIGIPSDRQHEVFELFRRLHGQGERGGGTGVGLAIVKRIVERHGGELWLDSEPGRGTAFFFTLGQEGEVGQEEGVGQEGG; encoded by the coding sequence ATGTCCCTTCCGGACTCGGAGCGGGAGGCCGAAGCCTCGGCGGCCATCGGCTTCGACCTCAGTGAATGCGCCCAGGAGCCCATTCACCGGCTGGGCAGGATCCAGTCCCACGGCACCCTGCTGGCGGTGGAGGCCGATACCGGCATCGTGGACACCGCAGCCCTGAACACCGGTTCCTTGCTGGGGATCGAGGCCGAGGAGCTGGTCGGGGGGCCCATCACGCGGGTGCTTTCCCCCGAGCAGTGGGCCGAGGCGCTCGATATCGGCGCTCAGCATGCGGCGGCAAGCCTCGTTCTGCCTGTCGCCATCGATGTGGCGGGCGGCCCCCGGACGTTCGACGTGACCGCGCACCGGGTGGGGCCCCTGCTGGTCCTGGAGTGCGAGCCGCGCGCCGTCGAGGCGCCGCACTTCGCACACTTCTATCAGGGGGTCCGGCGAGCCCTGACCCGGCTGCGGTCCTCCACGACAGCGGCCGAGTGCTGTCAGGAGGCCGCCCGCGAGATCCGTGCGCTGACCGGATTCGACCGGGTGGTCGCCTACCGCTTCGACGGGGAGGACGGGCCGGGAGAGGTGGTCGCGGAGGAACTCGCCGCAGGCCACGAGCCCTGGCTGGGGCTGTGGTTCCCCGCCAGCGACATCCCCCCTCAGGCCAGGCGGCTCTACCGAGACAACTGGATCCGGGCGATCGCCGACGTGGACGACAGCAGTGTGGGCCTGCACTCTCCGTTCCGAGCCGACGGGAGCCTGCCACTGGACCTGTCGAACTCCGTACTGCGCACCGTGTCCGGCTTCCATCTTGAGTACCTTCGGAACATCGGTGTGAAGTCGTCGATGTCGGTGAGCGTCCTCCGGGAGGGCGAGCTGTGGGGGCTGATCGCCTGCCATGGCTACGCCGCCGTCACCGTCCCTCCGGAACTGCGGGCAGCCTGTGAGTTCTTCGGCGTGGCCTTCTCCCTCCAGCTCGCGGTCATCGAGGAACGAGAGCAGGCCGAGGCGCTCACCGCGTCCCGCGAGCGCCTCGACCGGATCATCTCCCGGGTGACGTCGGACCTGGAGGGCTCGCTCCTGGCAGGCGACGACGCCCTCAGCGCACTGCTGGACGCCGACGGCGCGGCGCTCTGCCGGGGCGGCCGCAGTTCCGTCAGCGGGATGGGTGTTCCGCCCGCTCTGCTGGAGACCCTTCGGGCCCGCGCGGCAGGGCCGGCCCCCGGCACGGTCTGGAGTACGGACCGGCTCTGCGAGGAACCGGACCATCCCGACGGCATGCCGGAAGGCGGCCCGGCGGGGGTCCTGATGGTGACGCTGAGCCGCTCGGGAGACTTCCTCGCCTGGTTCCGCAAGGCCCGTCCGACCACCCGGCAATGGGCCACCGACCCGTCCAGGCCCGTCCAGGCCGGACCGCGCGGCGAACGGCTCACCCCGCGCGGCTCAGGCGCTGTCTTCCGCGCACTGGTACACGGACAGAGCCTGCCCTGGACGCCGACCGACCGCGCCACCGCGCAGGAGCTCTGGCGCACGCTGACAGGACTCGTACTCCGGCACGAGGAGGAACTGGCAGCGTTGAACGAACAGCTGCGCATCACCAACTCCGACCTGGACTCCTTCGCCCATGTGGCAGCTCACGACCTCAAGGAACCGCTACGGGGCATCTCCAACGCCGCGGCCTTCGTCATCGAGGACGCCGCAGCGGAGCTCGACGCGACCACTGTCCGCCGGCTGGCCACCATGCGGCGACTGGCCGGCCGGATGGACGACCTGCTCAACTCGCTGCTGCACTTCGCCCGACTGGGCCGGGGCGGACTGCACCGCACCCGTGTCCCACTGGGCCGGGTGCTGGACTCCGCGCTCGACGTGGCCGCGGAACGCCTGGCCGAGGCCCGGGTGCGGGTCATCAGACATGACCTGCCCGAGGTGTACGCCGACGAGAACCGGCTCTACGAAGTCCTGGTCAACCTCCTGGTGAACGCGGCCAAGTACGCGGCGGACCGGGACGATCGCACGGTCGAGGTCCTGGTCGACACGCTCCGCCCACCGTCGGGCGGCGACCCGCAGCAGACCGTCGTGGTCCGCGACAACGGCATCGGCATCCCGTCCGACCGGCAGCACGAGGTGTTCGAGCTGTTCCGCAGGCTGCACGGGCAGGGCGAGCGCGGTGGCGGCACCGGAGTGGGGCTCGCGATCGTCAAGCGGATCGTGGAGCGGCACGGCGGCGAGCTCTGGCTCGACAGCGAACCGGGCCGCGGAACCGCCTTCTTCTTCACCCTGGGGCAGGAAGGAGAGGTGGGTCAGGAGGAAGGCGTGGGTCAGGAAGGAGGCTGA
- a CDS encoding MerR family transcriptional regulator, translating into MNPENSLGHLDDDDYPAYTMGRAAEILGTTPAFLRAIGEARLITPLRSEGGHRRYSRYQLRIAARARELVDQGTPVEAACRIVILEDQLEEARRINEEHRRAAAEPQSGA; encoded by the coding sequence ATGAACCCAGAAAACTCGCTCGGCCATCTCGATGACGACGACTACCCCGCCTACACCATGGGGCGGGCGGCCGAAATACTCGGCACCACCCCCGCCTTCCTGCGGGCGATCGGTGAAGCCCGCCTGATCACCCCCCTGCGCTCGGAGGGCGGCCACCGCCGTTACTCCCGCTACCAGCTGCGGATCGCGGCCCGCGCGCGCGAACTCGTCGACCAGGGCACGCCGGTCGAGGCCGCCTGCCGCATCGTCATCCTCGAAGACCAGCTCGAAGAAGCCCGGCGCATCAACGAAGAACACCGCCGAGCCGCTGCCGAGCCCCAGTCCGGCGCCTGA
- a CDS encoding response regulator: MSGAAGEHRIDHDLVWVVEDSAEDAEAIARALGRTHPGLTLEFTDRGTGFVERLLEAERRPGLVLLDLNLPGVSGGAVLRSIRSRPELNDVAVVAFTSSTGPDKVDTTYAAGADSYIYKPVNFELFRTVLKGAVDYWQSKAKAGDDGPAAQPPS; the protein is encoded by the coding sequence ATGAGCGGGGCCGCCGGGGAGCACAGGATCGATCACGACCTCGTCTGGGTGGTGGAGGATTCGGCGGAGGACGCCGAGGCCATCGCGCGGGCGCTCGGTCGCACTCACCCGGGTCTGACACTGGAGTTCACCGACCGCGGGACCGGATTCGTCGAGCGGTTGCTGGAAGCCGAACGCCGGCCGGGGCTCGTCCTCCTGGACCTCAACCTGCCTGGTGTCAGTGGAGGCGCGGTGCTGCGGTCGATCCGCTCCCGGCCCGAACTGAACGACGTGGCCGTGGTGGCCTTCACCTCATCCACCGGACCGGACAAGGTGGACACGACGTACGCGGCGGGCGCCGACAGTTACATCTACAAGCCGGTGAACTTCGAACTCTTCCGCACGGTGCTGAAGGGGGCCGTGGACTACTGGCAGAGCAAGGCGAAGGCCGGGGACGACGGTCCTGCCGCTCAGCCTCCTTCCTGA
- a CDS encoding McrB family protein, with product MRTWRANRDLLELLCEIEEFKGWSPHELMDFLYTFHDPRPQDRVVWKIAPGERASLWADCLENRHIRIAWDEVGSLGQYESDQELKAALDQHWPRSTGGNLRLARQMLAFRDLERGDLVVANRGKSEVLAVGTVVGGYAYDPDAQTHCHTVGVDWDTSYGQSFDAPRHAWQQTLAKVPATLMHEIRRGRGRPDADEFPGLAGDAGVPGVGGGVEKAAAAAELPDEELPHDVRKVRDLLEHKGQVVLQGPPGTGKTRLALNVALALAGRTDLIEAAPGERAAVLAELSAVPGKAEGPGKARAARLTMVTFHPSYGYEDFVEGFRPDTAADGAGLHLEMKDGVFLRVCAAAEKAPDDTFLIVVDEINRGDLPRILGELITLLELDKRGSVSITLPTSGRQQTVPPNVRIIGTMNSADRSVGHIDSAIRRRFAFLDVQPDLDALDGEIEGLGLASLLEGLNERLDAQFGPDHLLGQAYLLSDDRPLATAEQLSHAFHHEIVPLVTDYCLGRPEMLRTVLGELVDDRTGRVVQTNPRDLPGMLAKVFVTAGTGETADEDTAPDEAEWNEG from the coding sequence GTGCGCACGTGGCGGGCCAACCGTGATCTGCTCGAACTCCTGTGTGAGATCGAGGAGTTCAAAGGGTGGAGTCCGCATGAACTGATGGACTTCCTGTACACCTTCCACGATCCGCGTCCACAGGACCGCGTGGTCTGGAAGATCGCGCCGGGGGAACGCGCGAGCCTCTGGGCCGACTGCCTCGAGAACCGTCATATCCGGATCGCCTGGGACGAAGTCGGCAGTCTGGGGCAGTACGAGAGCGACCAGGAACTCAAGGCCGCACTGGATCAGCACTGGCCGCGTAGCACCGGCGGAAACCTGCGGCTAGCGCGGCAGATGCTGGCCTTCCGTGACCTGGAACGCGGCGATCTCGTCGTCGCCAACCGAGGAAAGTCGGAGGTGCTCGCCGTGGGGACCGTCGTGGGAGGGTACGCCTACGATCCCGACGCACAAACACACTGCCACACCGTGGGCGTGGACTGGGACACTTCGTACGGCCAGAGCTTCGATGCGCCCCGGCACGCCTGGCAGCAGACGCTCGCCAAGGTTCCTGCCACCTTGATGCACGAGATCCGGCGCGGGCGAGGCCGGCCCGACGCGGACGAGTTCCCCGGCCTGGCCGGTGACGCCGGCGTACCCGGTGTGGGCGGTGGCGTAGAGAAGGCCGCCGCGGCGGCCGAACTGCCCGATGAGGAGCTTCCCCATGACGTACGGAAAGTGCGGGATCTGCTGGAGCACAAGGGGCAGGTCGTGCTCCAGGGCCCGCCCGGCACCGGCAAGACCCGGTTGGCGCTCAATGTCGCCCTCGCCCTTGCGGGACGCACGGACCTGATCGAGGCGGCTCCGGGAGAGCGGGCCGCGGTTCTCGCGGAACTGTCCGCAGTGCCCGGGAAAGCGGAGGGGCCCGGGAAAGCACGGGCGGCGCGGCTCACGATGGTGACCTTTCATCCGTCCTACGGATACGAGGACTTCGTGGAAGGCTTCAGACCGGACACGGCGGCGGACGGCGCAGGTCTCCACCTGGAGATGAAGGACGGGGTCTTCCTCCGGGTCTGCGCGGCGGCCGAGAAAGCCCCGGACGACACTTTCCTGATAGTCGTGGACGAGATCAATCGCGGTGATCTGCCTCGTATTCTGGGCGAGTTGATCACTCTGCTGGAACTCGACAAGCGGGGATCGGTCTCCATCACCCTGCCGACCAGCGGGCGACAGCAGACCGTGCCGCCGAACGTCCGCATCATCGGCACCATGAACTCCGCCGACCGCAGCGTGGGCCACATCGACTCCGCGATCCGGCGCAGATTCGCATTCCTCGACGTACAGCCGGACCTGGACGCTCTGGACGGCGAGATCGAAGGGCTTGGGCTGGCGTCCTTGCTGGAGGGTCTGAATGAGCGCCTCGACGCACAGTTCGGCCCAGACCATCTGCTCGGCCAGGCGTACCTCCTCTCCGACGACCGGCCGCTCGCCACCGCGGAGCAGCTCTCGCACGCCTTCCACCACGAGATCGTGCCGCTCGTGACGGACTACTGCCTCGGGCGCCCCGAAATGCTGCGGACCGTGCTCGGCGAGCTGGTGGACGACAGGACGGGACGGGTCGTTCAGACGAATCCGAGAGACCTTCCGGGCATGCTGGCGAAGGTCTTCGTCACCGCCGGAACCGGCGAAACCGCTGACGAGGACACCGCGCCGGACGAGGCCGAATGGAATGAGGGGTAG
- the ribA gene encoding GTP cyclohydrolase II RibA, giving the protein MINAENAPRQAATAVPGEESVRIRASVDVPVRLADGLWRTAQMITFTGLADGLEHVAVQFGPARELTPVRLHSECLTGDVFSSGRCDCGEQLTESMQLLADAGGLLLYLRQEGRGIGLYNKLDAYRIQDEMGLDTFAANRELSFSDDQRDYRSAAQMLKALGASRIRLHTNNPDKTAQLAAHGIDVEEQVPTGIFRTDRNHRYLLAKARYSGHTIELAGESS; this is encoded by the coding sequence ATGATCAATGCCGAGAATGCCCCGAGGCAAGCCGCGACGGCGGTACCGGGGGAGGAATCCGTACGGATCAGAGCCAGTGTCGACGTCCCGGTACGACTCGCCGACGGGCTGTGGCGGACCGCCCAGATGATCACCTTCACCGGGCTGGCCGACGGCCTGGAACACGTGGCCGTGCAGTTCGGCCCCGCCCGGGAACTCACACCGGTCAGGCTCCACTCGGAGTGCCTCACCGGCGATGTCTTCAGCTCCGGCCGGTGCGACTGCGGGGAGCAGCTGACCGAGTCGATGCAGCTGCTCGCGGATGCCGGTGGTCTGCTGCTCTACCTGCGCCAGGAGGGAAGGGGCATCGGCCTGTACAACAAGCTCGACGCCTACCGCATACAGGACGAGATGGGCCTCGACACCTTCGCGGCCAACCGGGAGCTGAGCTTCTCGGACGACCAGCGGGACTACCGGTCAGCGGCGCAGATGCTCAAGGCGCTGGGTGCGTCACGTATCAGGCTGCACACCAACAACCCTGACAAGACAGCGCAGTTGGCCGCACACGGCATCGATGTCGAGGAACAGGTGCCGACCGGGATCTTCCGGACCGACCGGAACCACCGCTACCTGCTCGCCAAAGCACGTTACAGCGGCCACACCATCGAACTCGCCGGGGAGTCGTCATGA
- a CDS encoding PE-PGRS family protein translates to MTLVEYRSGKVAKSDLSSADLHRLRELKAVGVVEKQDHCLLTARTITGVLELSRIRLVLRPKFPIAGNRLIDWVSYANGQNSTTDEELRNWPLGRDGYAGLVPAALLHECRLLLRRGLLRDYVRRQRVDTALRGRLNVEAQATRCFGAVDQLHLRTFEYEEGGWESLVCGAALAAAVGQVSDPLLKHQLDAAAQDFPAPRRTLDVLPLLARGRYTRLNDHYRPAHAWARMVLGGGGPNDLLNPYGFGAQGLLLKLEDLWESVVQRMAAEAAAAVGGRWARAPGDQIRTHGRHGSSTPPFRPDVLLSFTPPTAHPESTPYLAVDAKYKNYARKNVSREDRHQLLTYIAGYTNPGNPLALVVHPDPRGPSEHQLEFRGPRGLVGRILVLGLDTGAEPEAAAEPLRNAITEFASSVART, encoded by the coding sequence GTGACGCTCGTCGAGTACAGGTCCGGCAAGGTGGCGAAATCCGATCTGAGTTCCGCCGATCTCCACAGACTCCGTGAGCTCAAGGCCGTCGGTGTAGTCGAGAAGCAGGACCACTGTCTCCTCACCGCGCGAACGATCACCGGAGTTCTGGAGCTCAGCCGTATCCGTCTGGTGCTCCGGCCCAAATTCCCGATCGCGGGCAATCGGCTGATCGATTGGGTCTCGTATGCCAACGGGCAGAACAGCACCACCGACGAGGAGCTACGCAACTGGCCTCTCGGCAGAGACGGGTACGCGGGGCTGGTGCCCGCCGCCCTGCTGCACGAGTGTCGCCTGTTGCTGCGCCGTGGTCTGCTCAGGGACTACGTACGCCGACAGCGTGTGGACACCGCGCTGCGAGGCCGGCTGAACGTGGAGGCGCAGGCCACCAGATGTTTCGGCGCGGTCGATCAACTACACCTCAGAACCTTCGAGTACGAGGAGGGGGGTTGGGAGAGCCTGGTGTGCGGAGCCGCCCTGGCCGCCGCTGTCGGCCAAGTGAGCGATCCGCTCCTCAAGCACCAACTGGACGCCGCAGCACAGGACTTTCCGGCCCCCCGCCGAACCCTGGACGTTTTGCCGCTGCTCGCCCGTGGGAGGTACACCCGGCTCAATGATCACTACCGGCCCGCCCATGCGTGGGCACGCATGGTGCTCGGCGGTGGCGGACCCAACGATCTGCTGAACCCGTACGGCTTCGGGGCACAGGGGCTGCTGCTCAAGCTGGAGGATCTCTGGGAGAGCGTGGTCCAGCGGATGGCGGCCGAAGCCGCAGCCGCGGTCGGCGGGCGGTGGGCCCGGGCCCCGGGCGACCAGATCCGGACGCACGGAAGGCACGGGAGCAGCACCCCGCCCTTCCGCCCCGACGTGTTGCTGTCCTTCACCCCGCCGACCGCTCATCCCGAATCCACGCCCTACCTCGCCGTGGACGCGAAGTACAAGAACTATGCGAGGAAGAACGTCTCACGTGAGGACCGCCACCAGCTCCTCACATACATCGCCGGTTACACCAACCCCGGCAATCCCCTCGCCCTGGTGGTCCACCCCGACCCGAGAGGGCCGTCCGAGCATCAGCTGGAATTCCGTGGGCCGCGCGGGCTCGTGGGACGCATCCTCGTGCTCGGCCTGGACACCGGCGCCGAACCGGAGGCAGCGGCCGAACCGCTGCGGAATGCGATCACCGAATTCGCCTCGTCCGTGGCCAGGACCTGA
- a CDS encoding SDR family oxidoreductase, which translates to MSSTGADHHTPTALVVGASRGLGQAMAAEFHDRGWSVIGTVRDTTSRTPLHDLADRSDGRVSVEHLDINEPGHLAPLYERLAHRRLDVLFVNAGTTNNEQTPIGAVPASDFVQVMITNALSPMRVIEALEDLVSPTGLIGAMSSGQGSITNNTTAGREVYRGSKAALNMFMRSFAARQADTRRAFVLLAPGWIRTALGGPDAPFTVEESVPLLVDLLLSRLGTPGLAYLDRSGRTVPW; encoded by the coding sequence ATGTCATCGACTGGCGCAGATCACCACACGCCGACCGCACTCGTCGTCGGGGCCTCGCGTGGCCTCGGCCAGGCGATGGCGGCCGAGTTCCACGACCGGGGATGGAGCGTCATCGGGACGGTCCGCGACACCACTTCCCGAACGCCCCTGCACGACCTCGCGGACCGGTCCGACGGGCGCGTGAGCGTCGAGCACCTCGACATCAACGAGCCCGGCCATCTGGCGCCCCTGTACGAACGCCTCGCCCACCGCCGGCTCGACGTGCTCTTCGTCAACGCCGGCACCACGAACAACGAGCAGACCCCGATCGGCGCGGTGCCGGCATCGGACTTCGTCCAGGTGATGATCACCAACGCCCTCAGTCCCATGCGTGTCATCGAAGCGCTCGAAGACCTCGTATCTCCCACCGGGCTGATCGGCGCGATGTCGTCCGGGCAGGGCAGCATCACGAACAACACGACCGCCGGCCGCGAGGTCTACCGCGGAAGCAAGGCGGCCCTGAACATGTTCATGCGCAGCTTCGCAGCCCGGCAGGCCGATACGCGGCGCGCTTTCGTGCTCCTGGCACCGGGCTGGATCCGCACCGCTCTGGGCGGTCCGGACGCACCGTTCACCGTCGAGGAGAGCGTCCCCCTGCTGGTGGACCTCCTGCTGTCCAGGCTGGGCACACCCGGTCTTGCGTATCTGGACCGCTCGGGCCGGACCGTGCCCTGGTGA
- a CDS encoding PP2C family protein-serine/threonine phosphatase — MEQHENRASRQADDGWWSSHLHELWRAADTAPDVTGLADSLYAMLLRMPGVLVVVGTRWTGGLLHYLRSVTRAEPTPSFTEFERDFGEVGAAGAPDGDTTVTVHEVAELDGAMPHVQVLAAAGARSVAECAVPLGQGWASFMVGTADSESIDATMRTRLKQVAEVAMVSDRRTTARREDELRQASDAFLAEASLQMDSSLDVERTVQRVARTAVPAVAEGCVLHLLLPGGPTLVSFAHVDAEEQQWLGSVAGANPWLTDVLQRVLDSGQGLVLTGEGLEGGPFGPASSGAGRAVRALSVNPLKARGRALGTLTFLYHRVVVAEVASRFLANLADRAALAIDSSSLYEQRRRHVVSLQRHLLPRELPRIPGLTLSSAYEVGDVSLDVGGDFYDAVPGPQGGVTLLIGDVCGRGAEAAALTGLARHTLRTLLEDGSTPEHALGRLNRALVREGTSRFVTALVTVLVPDREGFRLRYWSAGHPAPLLRRADGTVEELPAHGDLLGVLEEIEYGSGSAHLAPGDALVMFTDGVTEARAADGTFFEARLRNAVARQGAGEAPGFAERLAEAVVDFRATGADDIAVLTARAEVTG; from the coding sequence GTGGAGCAGCACGAGAACAGGGCTTCCCGTCAGGCGGATGACGGATGGTGGTCGAGTCATCTGCATGAGCTCTGGCGCGCCGCCGACACGGCGCCGGACGTGACAGGGCTGGCCGACTCCCTCTACGCCATGCTGCTCCGTATGCCCGGTGTGCTGGTCGTGGTGGGCACCCGCTGGACCGGCGGGCTGCTGCACTATCTGCGGAGTGTCACCCGGGCGGAGCCGACGCCGTCGTTCACGGAATTCGAACGGGATTTCGGTGAAGTGGGGGCCGCCGGAGCTCCGGACGGCGATACGACGGTCACGGTCCACGAGGTGGCGGAGCTCGACGGCGCCATGCCGCATGTCCAGGTCCTGGCGGCGGCGGGCGCGCGGAGCGTGGCCGAGTGTGCCGTACCGCTGGGGCAGGGCTGGGCATCGTTCATGGTCGGCACGGCGGACAGCGAATCGATCGATGCGACGATGCGGACCCGGTTGAAGCAGGTGGCCGAGGTCGCCATGGTCTCGGACAGGCGCACCACGGCGCGGCGCGAGGACGAGCTGCGCCAGGCGAGTGACGCCTTCCTCGCGGAGGCCTCGTTGCAGATGGATTCGAGCCTCGATGTGGAGAGAACCGTGCAGCGGGTGGCTCGCACGGCTGTTCCCGCCGTCGCCGAGGGGTGCGTCCTGCACCTGCTGCTTCCCGGCGGACCGACACTCGTGTCCTTCGCGCATGTGGACGCGGAAGAACAGCAGTGGCTGGGCAGTGTGGCAGGCGCGAACCCCTGGCTGACGGATGTGCTGCAGCGAGTGCTCGACAGCGGCCAGGGGCTGGTCCTGACGGGTGAGGGGCTGGAAGGGGGGCCCTTCGGGCCCGCCTCGTCCGGGGCGGGCCGCGCTGTGCGTGCGCTCAGTGTGAATCCGCTCAAGGCCCGGGGCCGGGCCCTGGGCACCCTGACGTTCCTCTACCACCGGGTGGTCGTCGCCGAGGTGGCCTCGCGGTTCCTCGCGAATCTCGCCGACCGTGCCGCGCTGGCCATCGACAGCAGCTCCCTGTACGAACAGCGGCGCCGCCACGTGGTCTCTCTCCAGCGGCACCTGCTCCCGAGGGAGCTGCCGCGGATTCCGGGGCTCACGCTGAGTTCGGCGTACGAGGTGGGCGACGTCTCGCTCGATGTGGGCGGTGACTTCTACGACGCCGTCCCCGGGCCACAGGGTGGTGTCACCCTGCTCATCGGTGATGTCTGCGGCCGCGGGGCGGAGGCTGCGGCACTCACGGGGCTGGCCCGCCATACCCTGCGCACCCTCCTTGAGGACGGCAGTACGCCCGAGCACGCGCTGGGACGGCTGAACCGGGCTCTCGTCAGGGAGGGCACGTCCCGCTTCGTGACAGCGCTCGTCACGGTGCTGGTGCCCGATAGGGAGGGCTTCCGTCTGCGCTATTGGAGTGCGGGGCATCCGGCGCCTCTGCTGCGCCGCGCGGACGGCACCGTGGAGGAGCTCCCTGCTCACGGGGATCTGCTGGGTGTGCTGGAGGAGATCGAGTACGGATCCGGGTCGGCGCACCTGGCGCCGGGGGACGCTCTGGTGATGTTCACCGACGGAGTGACCGAGGCGAGAGCGGCCGACGGGACGTTCTTCGAAGCACGTCTGCGGAACGCGGTGGCGCGGCAGGGCGCCGGTGAGGCACCGGGGTTCGCCGAGCGGCTGGCGGAGGCTGTGGTGGATTTCCGGGCGACCGGCGCCGACGACATCGCCGTGCTCACCGCACGGGCCGAGGTGACCGGATGA
- a CDS encoding ATP-binding protein, which produces MNSTTITVTSTPPAPTVVRGDSTDSIRRSREATRTFTDSLSPAPDPASADALVLVVSELATNAVRHGGGRYTLELRADAATVTAAVGDPSPVLPRERTPDLNGGTGGFGWHMVRRLTSELTISSGPGSGKTIHATVPR; this is translated from the coding sequence ATGAACAGCACGACGATCACCGTCACCTCGACACCCCCTGCACCGACCGTGGTGCGAGGCGACAGCACGGACAGCATCCGACGGTCCCGCGAGGCCACCCGCACCTTCACCGACAGCCTCAGCCCGGCTCCGGACCCGGCCTCGGCGGACGCTCTCGTCCTGGTGGTCTCCGAACTCGCCACCAACGCGGTGCGCCACGGGGGCGGTCGCTACACCCTCGAACTCCGCGCCGACGCCGCCACGGTGACCGCCGCGGTCGGCGACCCCAGCCCGGTACTGCCACGCGAACGGACCCCCGACCTCAACGGCGGCACCGGCGGTTTCGGCTGGCACATGGTCCGCCGCCTCACCAGCGAGCTGACCATCTCCTCCGGGCCCGGCTCCGGCAAGACCATCCACGCCACAGTTCCTCGGTGA